A single region of the Salvia splendens isolate huo1 chromosome 18, SspV2, whole genome shotgun sequence genome encodes:
- the LOC121777930 gene encoding putative receptor-like protein kinase At4g00960 yields MKQKLMESPQNVDEISVVESLQYPFSTIKAATNDFSDHDKLGQGGFGAVYKGKLPNGQEIAVKRLSRDSGQCDIEFKNEVLLLAKLQHRNLVRLLGFALEGMEKLLVYEFVQNASLDNFIFDSVRGIHIWTGIYVTRL; encoded by the exons ATGAAGCAGAAACTAATGGAAAGCCCTCAAA ATGTCGACGAGATTAGCGTAGTCGAGTCTCTGCAATATCCTTTCAGCACAATCAAAGCCGCAACAAATGATTTCTCTGATCATGATAAGTTGGGCCAAGGTGGATTTGGGGCTGTTTACAAG GGGAAACTTCCTAATGGTCAAGAAATTGCCGTGAAAAGATTGTCGAGGGATTCCGGGCAGTGTGATATCGAATTTAAGAATGAGGTTCTCTTATTGGCTAAGCTTCAACACAGAAATCTAGTTAGGTTATTAGGTTTTGCCTTGGAAGGAATGGAGAAACTGCTTGTATATGAATTTGTTCAAAATGCAAGCTTGGATAACTTCATATTTG ACTCGGTAAGAGGCATTCATATTTGGACTGGGATATACGTTACTAGATTATAG